One window from the genome of Candidatus Binatia bacterium encodes:
- a CDS encoding MraY family glycosyltransferase, which yields MTSHLTPLVAPLAFVAALVVTPLFRRLAPALGYLDHPDPRKHHPEPTPLLGGVAVALAVALGMVLGNVLLHADIEWPRAGVLFGAALSLALGLVDDRRPMRPMGKLAGQIAVAVTLILWGARGGGFLAQQPLLAAIALVGVVGLLNAVNFLDAMDGIVAAIVPISAAGFLALSLLFGAGMDRALGWALAGACAGFFVYNAPPARIFLGDAGSHLLGFVLATLALQALDDALTVPHAAGVLCILSYPFFDVLFVVFDRLVTGRPIAEGSTDHTTHRLGRICGRWGTVALISLLVTVTSAVGIGVWSLKSAPLAVGAVLILALGYAIFGVSLRRKRPTPRSDT from the coding sequence TTGACGTCGCACCTGACACCGCTCGTCGCCCCGCTCGCATTCGTTGCGGCGCTCGTCGTCACGCCGCTCTTCCGTCGCCTCGCGCCCGCCCTCGGATACCTCGACCATCCCGACCCGCGGAAGCACCATCCCGAGCCGACGCCGCTTCTCGGCGGCGTGGCCGTCGCCCTCGCGGTCGCGCTGGGCATGGTCCTCGGGAACGTCCTCCTCCACGCCGACATCGAATGGCCACGCGCCGGAGTGCTCTTCGGAGCCGCGCTCTCGCTCGCGCTCGGGCTGGTGGACGATCGCCGGCCGATGCGGCCGATGGGGAAGCTCGCGGGGCAGATCGCGGTCGCGGTCACGTTGATTCTCTGGGGCGCTCGCGGCGGCGGATTCCTCGCGCAGCAGCCGCTCCTGGCGGCGATCGCCCTCGTCGGCGTCGTCGGCCTGCTCAACGCGGTGAACTTCCTCGACGCGATGGACGGCATCGTCGCCGCGATCGTTCCGATCTCGGCGGCCGGATTCCTCGCCCTGTCGCTCCTCTTCGGGGCCGGAATGGATCGCGCGCTCGGATGGGCGCTGGCGGGAGCCTGCGCCGGATTCTTTGTCTACAACGCCCCGCCCGCGCGCATCTTTCTGGGCGACGCGGGGAGCCACCTGCTCGGCTTCGTCCTGGCCACCCTGGCGCTGCAGGCCCTGGACGACGCCCTCACCGTGCCCCACGCGGCGGGGGTTCTCTGTATTCTTTCGTACCCCTTCTTCGACGTCCTCTTCGTGGTCTTCGACCGCCTGGTCACGGGCCGTCCCATCGCCGAGGGAAGCACCGACCACACCACCCACCGACTTGGTCGGATTTGTGGACGGTGGGGGACGGTGGCCTTGATTTCACTCCTGGTGACCGTCACTTCCGCCGTCGGAATCGGCGTCTGGAGCCTGAAAAGCGCTCCGCTCGCGGTGGGCGCAGTTCTAATTTTGGCGCTTGGATACGCCATTTTCGGGGTTTCCCTGAGACGGAAGCGTCCCACCCCCCGTTCCGACACTTGA